The sequence TTTGCATCGGTCCAGACCCAAACTGCTCCAAAGGAACATATGACTAGTGAATGATATAATTTTAGGGTATAAATGCCTCCACCTTCAGTGGACTACCAGTGTCAGACCTGCGCATGGCTCCCCTTCCGCTTACAAATGGAAACCCTCTCAGATCCTGGTCAAAGGGTAAGACGCCCGCCAGGATGCGGGTGTTGCACAGCATTGGAGCTACTGCTTCATCTCTTTGACTCCCAAATTATACGGGTGCAGGCTGGGTCATGTGGATTCTGACCTGCAAGATGGGGGAGGGCTGGGTCTCCTATCATCGCCAACTGAGGACTCTTCACAAGTACTCAACGGAAACCCAGACCGCATCAGAGACAAAGGCAGACCTTGCTGCTGTGAGCAAATTTGTCtgattaacaaactgaaagagcAGCTCTACCGGTGagtcatttatctttttctttatacttaaaaGAGGGGCTAACCCACATTTTGGGGGGATTCTCAGAGTCCTGTCTGCAGCGTAGTACAGTATCAAGTGCCCAGGTTTGGTTTGAGCTCTTGGCTCAAACTTCAGCTCAGCCACTTGTTGCCAGAGGGCTAGCGCAGGCTAGCTACCCGTGTTTGTTCACTGACTAAtctcttttctcccctttttttttgtttctttcccattttataagACTGTTGTTATCTTAGCTTATGGTTTACTTTCTTTTATCCACGTACATCAATACAAAACTGTAACAGCTTTTgcaaatacagaaaattttaaaggagCAGGGGACATAAGTCACTACTAATTCTACTAGTCAGGGGTGAACTGctgataaaatgtaatttttgtactttttaaaaaacaatttttgccAAAACCATGGAGCTTATCATAGGTTCTTACACAAGGTCCACAGAATATGGAACAGAGGGATTTAGAGTTCACGAATCCCCGCAACTGCAGGCATGTATGTGCATCACTGAGGGAGACGCTGTGCAGCTTTTACGAGACTCTCAAAGGGGTTTCTGACCAAAGAAGGTTGAGATCATGATCGATTCCACGCTCACTCTGTCATCTGTTCATTGTAATAGTGTCGGCCAATAGTATTTTGCATGTCTATTTTCTGCTTACATTGTTTCGAGCAATTGAAATATACTTTGGGGGGGCaggaactgggagactgggattacatatacacactactatataggtgcatggcacagggaactctactcaataccctgTAATGGCCCACACGGGGAAAGAATCTAAGGCTGAAACCAACACGACacagtaaatcaactatgctccaataaaaaaacTTTAATGCACTGCATTTTCCAAAGTCAAGAGTGCTTCCTAAATGTTTCAGTCATATTCTATCTCATGCCTaaattatattttgcttattcattataaaatatttactatttccaAAGTTggatatgttattatttttttaattttcacaaatcaACCTAGGACTTTGgttagagaaaataaagaaatgagtgCTTTTAACATTTCTAGAAgggaaagtaatttttaatactCTATCTGCACACAACCATGCAGTCCCAATCTGTTACATACTGTTTAAGTTCACCAACTGTTACAAATGAATTTGCATGGGTCCTCTGAGGAAACTGCAATGCCAgtgtaatgtatttttaaaagggaagagtAAGTCAAGCAATAATGGAGATGTGACATTACTTTCAACATCATGTTCTAAATGATAAATATGCTTTTGCCCCCATGTGAAGCAGTAACACATACACATCATCGTTTGATCCACTTAACTTAGCAGCCCAGAGATGGTGGGGCAGAATGTCTACGGGGTTACCTTTCCCTCTTAGAGTGCCAACAGTTTGTAGTCCAGGAGGAGGGACTTATCACTGAGCAGTCTTAGCCCAAAGGCAAGGTCCTTTCTTGGACCAAGAGGGTGCTTTGACCCCACGAACAACCAAAGTGCACTAGGGTGGCCATCCCTTCTAGTCAGGACCCAGCATGGGGAAAAGTCAAGTCTCTGAGGATACCAGAAAGGAGAAATCATCTCTCTTACACCCTCTTATCTGGCCAGTTGATATTCTGCCTTTGCTGGACAAAGACCTGTTCTTCTTAAACCTCTCCCTGAGGTGCCAGTGGATTATGGCACTAGTCATTGCAAGAGCCCCTGCGTGCTGAGTGTCTGCGGGTCACTGACCTGGCCCCCCAGGGGACTGACCCGGCCCCCCCAAGGCTGATGCTGCCACAGCTCCCACACCGGACTGTGTCACCCTTGGGGCTGGTCCGTGGTCCCCAGCAGGGTCACAGGGCCCAGAGCAGGGTCACAGGGGGTGATAATCTTGAAGGGCTAGGACCCCTAGGCAAGAAAGACAGCTATTTGGTCTCTGCTATAAGCAGCCCCACTGCAGGGCTGGCCACCGGCCCTGTTTGTGGCCGTGTATTCCCCTGACGTCCCATTTCCATCAGCTCTTCTGTTTGTTAAAGGAGACCCCTCAGCCCTACACTGTTGGTTGTAAAAGCTAGAGCAATGTTCCCTTCTCATGTAATCTACCCTGTAAGAGATTCCTAAAGATCAAATAGGCCCTGAGGGTGGAACGTCATACACAGACAAGGAAGGGGAAGGCTGGGGTTGAGCATGAGGAGAACCGCCCAGTTCCCTGGGCAGGAAGCCACTCAGCCAAAGCACTGGGCAGCCTGGGCTCTTCCCCGACCTGTCTCCCCATCACAGGAAGATGAGGCAGGATGAACGGGCCACCTGGGGAAGAAAGGACCAAACTCCTCTTGGTTTCCAGGCCCATCAAggtgaaccccttattgccataGCTTTCACAATTCCAGGTCCAGGGGTCAACCTCACAAAACATGGGGCACAGGCTGGGTGGGCACCTGCTGTGAGGCCCAGGCAGATGAAGACAGCTTCCCCACCGAAGACCAGCACAGTCCTTCCGAAAGGACAGGGTCCCCATTTCACCATGTGATGACCTCTGCTTCCAAGGCCATTCAGCACAGGATTTTCTGGAATGTGGGTGGGGTCCTGAGAACTTTACCGAAAGTTAAGGGTCCTGGGCTGAGCAGTTTCCTCTCAGAACAGGCTGTCCCCAGTATCCTGTGCTGTTACCCATCAGAACAGTGGGAGCACTTAGAAACTGACTATTCGCCCCCTACATGTGGGCAACAGGGCAATGGGAAGACAGGAGGGGGCTTCctaggaggcactagtggtaaagagcccgtctgccaatgtaggagacttaggagacgtgggttcaatccccaggtggggaagttaccctggagaaggaaatggcaacccactctagtattcttgcctagagaatcccatggacagaggagcctggtgggctacggtccacggggtcacaaagtatcggaaatgactgaagtgacttagcatgcatacatgcacatttGCCCCCTGAATGTGGGCAATGGGACAGTAGGAAGACAGGAGGAGTCACCCTCAACCCAAATGCATGTAATTCCTGTGGTTTGACTCCCAGGGGTCCAGCAGAACAGACGACATGGCTGAGTACGACTACAAAGACTTCGGGGTCTTCAACAGTTCCAATGACAGCAAACAGGAGAACCAAGACTTCCTGCGGTTCAGCAAGCTCTTCCTGCCGTGCGTGTACGTGGTGGTGTTCGTCTGCGGCCTGGTGGGGAACTCCCTGGTGCTGGTCATCTATGTCTTCTACCAGAAGCTGAAAAGCCCGACGGATGTGTTCCTGATGAACCTGCCCCTGGCTGACCTGGTGTTCGTCTGCACTCTGCCCTTCTGGGCCTACGCAGGCACCCATGAGTGGGTCTTTGGCAACGTCATGTGCAAAGTCCTGCTGGGTATCTACACGCTGAACTTCTACACATCCATGCTCATCCTCACCTGCATCACCGTGGACCGCTTCATCGCCGTGGTGCGGGCCACCAAGGCCTACAACCAGCAGGCCAAGCGCATGGCCTGGGGTAAGGCCATCTGCTTGTCCATCTGGGTGGTTTCCCTGCTGGTTTCCTTGCCGCAGATCATCTACGGCAATGTCCTTTACCATGACAAGCCCATCTGCAGTTATCAGGAGGAGATTTCC is a genomic window of Cervus canadensis isolate Bull #8, Minnesota chromosome 22, ASM1932006v1, whole genome shotgun sequence containing:
- the CXCR6 gene encoding C-X-C chemokine receptor type 6 isoform X1; this encodes MNGPPGEERTKLLLVSRPIKGSSRTDDMAEYDYKDFGVFNSSNDSKQENQDFLRFSKLFLPCVYVVVFVCGLVGNSLVLVIYVFYQKLKSPTDVFLMNLPLADLVFVCTLPFWAYAGTHEWVFGNVMCKVLLGIYTLNFYTSMLILTCITVDRFIAVVRATKAYNQQAKRMAWGKAICLSIWVVSLLVSLPQIIYGNVLYHDKPICSYQEEISTMVLAIQMTLGFFLPLLAMIVCYSVIIKTLLQARGFRKHKSLKIIFLVVAVFLLTQMPFNLVKLIRSTSWEYDTMTSFHYAITVTEAIAYLRACLNPVLYAFVGLKFRKNFRKLVKDIGCLPYLRVSGQHTCSEDTSRSASASHNVEATSMFQL
- the CXCR6 gene encoding C-X-C chemokine receptor type 6 isoform X2, which codes for MAEYDYKDFGVFNSSNDSKQENQDFLRFSKLFLPCVYVVVFVCGLVGNSLVLVIYVFYQKLKSPTDVFLMNLPLADLVFVCTLPFWAYAGTHEWVFGNVMCKVLLGIYTLNFYTSMLILTCITVDRFIAVVRATKAYNQQAKRMAWGKAICLSIWVVSLLVSLPQIIYGNVLYHDKPICSYQEEISTMVLAIQMTLGFFLPLLAMIVCYSVIIKTLLQARGFRKHKSLKIIFLVVAVFLLTQMPFNLVKLIRSTSWEYDTMTSFHYAITVTEAIAYLRACLNPVLYAFVGLKFRKNFRKLVKDIGCLPYLRVSGQHTCSEDTSRSASASHNVEATSMFQL